In the Aliarcobacter cryaerophilus genome, one interval contains:
- a CDS encoding cold-shock protein, whose translation MADQNIGTVKWFNSEKGFGFIQIENGNDEFFIHHSEIQSSGYGRVSLDEGQRVSFEIGRNEKGPQAKNVRSI comes from the coding sequence ATGGCAGATCAAAATATTGGAACAGTAAAATGGTTCAACTCAGAAAAAGGTTTTGGATTTATTCAAATAGAAAATGGAAATGATGAATTTTTCATTCACCACAGTGAAATTCAAAGTTCAGGATATGGAAGAGTATCTTTAGATGAAGGACAAAGAGTATCTTTCGAAATTGGAAGAAATGAAAAAGGTCCTCAAGCAAAAAACGTTAGATCAATATAA
- a CDS encoding NAD(P)H-dependent glycerol-3-phosphate dehydrogenase, giving the protein MNNGKIAVIGAGKWGQALHFALNSKQECFITSRTKRDIKNFVPLDFALSCEYLIIAIPAQEIKTWLKENFVFKGQKILVASKGIEANSGEFLNEIYSSFVPDENIGFISGPSFAAEVIKGLPCALVINSKSKKIYEEFSKFFPNFIKTYYSSDVIGAEIAGAYKNVLAIASGICEGLNLGKNAQASLISRGLVEMQRFGKHFGAKKMTFLGLSGAGDLFLTANSTMSRNFRVGLGLAKNKSLKDILDELGEVAEGVKTASAIDKLSKKYKIYTPIANEVKLILNGKNPKDSLKDLLKN; this is encoded by the coding sequence ATGAATAATGGCAAAATTGCAGTAATTGGTGCTGGAAAATGGGGACAGGCTCTTCATTTTGCACTAAATTCAAAACAAGAGTGTTTTATAACTTCAAGAACAAAAAGAGATATAAAAAATTTTGTACCTTTAGATTTTGCCCTATCTTGTGAATATTTGATTATTGCAATTCCCGCTCAAGAGATAAAAACTTGGCTAAAAGAGAATTTTGTTTTTAAAGGTCAAAAAATTCTTGTTGCTTCAAAAGGGATTGAAGCAAATAGTGGAGAGTTTTTAAACGAGATTTATTCATCATTTGTACCAGATGAAAATATTGGATTTATCTCTGGACCATCTTTTGCTGCTGAGGTTATAAAAGGTTTGCCTTGTGCTTTGGTGATTAATTCAAAATCAAAAAAAATATATGAAGAGTTTAGTAAATTTTTCCCAAATTTTATAAAAACATATTATAGTTCAGATGTTATTGGAGCTGAGATAGCAGGAGCTTATAAAAATGTTTTAGCAATTGCAAGTGGAATTTGTGAAGGATTAAATCTCGGAAAAAATGCACAAGCTTCTCTTATTTCAAGAGGTTTAGTAGAGATGCAAAGATTTGGAAAACATTTTGGAGCAAAAAAGATGACTTTTTTGGGTCTAAGTGGTGCAGGTGATCTATTTTTGACTGCAAATTCTACAATGAGTAGAAACTTTAGAGTTGGTTTAGGACTAGCAAAAAATAAGAGTTTAAAAGATATTTTAGATGAGTTAGGTGAAGTTGCGGAGGGTGTAAAAACTGCAAGTGCAATAGATAAACTTTCAAAAAAATATAAAATCTATACACCAATAGCAAATGAGGTAAAACTCATACTAAATGGTAAAAATCCTAAAGATAGTTTAAAAGATTTACTTAAAAATTAA
- a CDS encoding YhdH/YhfP family quinone oxidoreductase — MKAFVVEKNHNDEIISGVKDVLKPICGENEVIIKATYSSLNYKDALSSVGNPGVTRVFPHITGVDVAGEIVETKSNIFKVGQKVIVTGYDLGMNTNGGHSQYVKVPASWVVAIPSSLSDKEAMIYGTAGLTAALSINELISNNITQESGDILVTGATGGVGSLAVAILNKLGFNVVALSGKEDKISYLKEIGASEVVLREEFLKDSSKALLKARFAGVIDTTGGDILSTALKQTNYDGVVTCCGLTASSSLNTNIFPFILRGVRLIGIDSVECSLDKKQDAWEKLAGKYSIKNLNEITNEISLDGIKDAYEKLLNGTAVGRYLVKIDN; from the coding sequence ATGAAAGCTTTTGTAGTTGAAAAAAATCATAATGATGAAATTATTTCTGGTGTAAAAGATGTGCTTAAACCAATTTGTGGTGAAAATGAAGTTATTATTAAGGCTACATATTCATCTTTAAATTATAAAGATGCTCTTAGTTCAGTTGGAAATCCTGGAGTTACTAGAGTTTTTCCACATATTACTGGCGTTGATGTTGCAGGAGAGATTGTTGAGACAAAATCTAATATCTTTAAAGTAGGGCAAAAAGTTATTGTTACTGGATATGATTTAGGTATGAATACAAATGGTGGGCATAGTCAATATGTTAAAGTTCCTGCTTCTTGGGTGGTAGCAATTCCTAGCTCTTTAAGCGATAAAGAGGCTATGATTTATGGAACAGCAGGACTTACAGCAGCATTGAGTATAAATGAACTTATAAGTAATAATATAACACAAGAAAGTGGTGATATTTTAGTTACTGGTGCAACAGGTGGAGTTGGCTCTTTGGCAGTTGCAATTTTGAATAAATTAGGTTTTAATGTAGTAGCCCTTTCTGGAAAGGAAGATAAAATTAGCTATTTGAAAGAAATTGGTGCGAGTGAAGTGGTTTTAAGAGAAGAGTTTTTAAAAGATAGCTCAAAAGCCCTTTTAAAAGCAAGATTTGCAGGAGTAATTGATACAACAGGTGGAGATATTTTATCAACAGCTTTAAAACAGACAAATTATGATGGAGTTGTTACTTGTTGTGGACTTACAGCTTCAAGTAGTTTAAATACAAATATTTTTCCATTTATTCTAAGAGGTGTAAGATTAATTGGAATTGATAGTGTTGAGTGCAGTTTAGATAAAAAACAAGATGCTTGGGAAAAATTAGCTGGTAAATATAGTATTAAAAACCTAAATGAAATTACAAATGAAATAAGCTTGGATGGTATAAAAGATGCTTATGAAAAACTTCTAAATGGTACTGCTGTTGGAAGATATTTAGTAAAAATAGATAATTAA
- a CDS encoding inorganic phosphate transporter, protein MDIKTIKTIESATEKSISSFAKLSLSLLFLLAVFLWTYSSHGKVPDNTFLIIGAIFGAYMALNIGANDVANNVGPSVGAKALTLTGAIIIAGIFESAGAIIAGGDVVNTIKSGIIDPNLIADKNSFIWAMTAGLLAGAVWLNFATSIGAPVSTTHAIVGGVMGAGIASAGFSILNWGSLFEIASSWIISPLLGGIVAAGFLYFIKKQIVYKENMLEQAQKFVPILIAIMTWAFTTYLILKGLKQLINIGFYSASGISILFAIVAYYLTKNSIEKNLSNLTNDRSSVNKLFTPALIFGAALLSFAHGANDVSNAIGPLAAINDAIMHGGTSVQASVPFWIMFVGAIGIVIGLVLYGPRLIKTVGSEITELDQMRAFSVAMATAVTVILASQLGLPVSSTHIAIGGVFGVGFLREALDMSEKNYVQDIREKFKKHKKELEKAQADLAKLEAIKDKNKSTYIKIVELFKKIDEIEDLVKQEKKDFKEAKGTKYVKRDAVKKIIAAWIITVPTSALLAAGIYYMIKGIVAV, encoded by the coding sequence ATGGATATTAAGACCATAAAAACCATAGAAAGTGCCACCGAAAAATCTATCTCAAGCTTTGCAAAATTATCTCTCTCTTTGCTATTTTTATTAGCTGTATTTCTTTGGACATATTCATCTCACGGTAAAGTACCTGATAATACTTTTTTAATAATTGGTGCTATTTTTGGGGCTTACATGGCTTTAAATATTGGAGCAAATGATGTCGCAAATAATGTAGGACCATCAGTTGGAGCAAAAGCTTTAACCTTAACAGGTGCAATTATAATAGCAGGAATATTTGAAAGTGCTGGAGCAATTATAGCAGGAGGTGATGTTGTAAATACAATCAAAAGTGGAATTATAGACCCAAATTTAATTGCAGATAAAAATTCATTTATTTGGGCTATGACAGCTGGACTTCTTGCTGGTGCTGTTTGGTTAAATTTTGCAACATCTATTGGAGCACCAGTTTCAACAACACATGCAATAGTTGGTGGAGTAATGGGAGCTGGAATTGCGAGTGCTGGTTTTTCTATATTAAATTGGGGAAGTTTATTTGAAATTGCATCTTCGTGGATTATATCTCCTTTACTAGGTGGTATTGTTGCAGCTGGTTTCTTATATTTCATAAAAAAACAGATTGTTTACAAAGAGAATATGCTTGAACAAGCGCAAAAATTTGTTCCTATTTTAATTGCAATAATGACTTGGGCATTTACAACTTATCTTATTCTAAAAGGTTTAAAACAGTTAATAAATATAGGATTTTATAGTGCTTCAGGAATAAGTATTTTATTTGCTATTGTAGCTTATTATCTTACTAAAAATAGTATTGAAAAGAATTTATCAAATTTAACAAATGATAGATCAAGTGTTAATAAACTTTTTACTCCTGCTTTAATATTTGGTGCAGCACTATTATCATTTGCACATGGTGCTAATGATGTTTCAAATGCAATTGGTCCACTTGCAGCTATAAATGATGCAATTATGCATGGAGGTACAAGTGTACAAGCATCTGTACCATTTTGGATTATGTTTGTTGGTGCTATAGGAATTGTAATTGGATTGGTATTATATGGACCAAGACTTATAAAAACTGTTGGTAGTGAAATTACAGAGCTTGACCAGATGAGAGCATTTTCTGTAGCTATGGCAACAGCTGTAACAGTTATTCTTGCAAGTCAACTGGGACTTCCTGTTTCTTCTACTCATATTGCAATTGGTGGTGTATTTGGTGTTGGTTTTTTAAGAGAAGCTCTTGATATGAGTGAGAAAAATTATGTTCAAGATATTAGAGAGAAATTTAAAAAACATAAAAAAGAACTTGAAAAGGCTCAAGCAGATTTAGCTAAACTTGAAGCTATTAAAGATAAAAATAAATCTACATATATAAAAATTGTTGAGTTATTTAAAAAAATCGATGAAATAGAAGATTTAGTAAAACAAGAGAAAAAAGATTTTAAAGAGGCAAAAGGTACTAAGTATGTAAAAAGAGATGCCGTAAAGAAGATTATTGCTGCTTGGATTATTACAGTTCCTACTTCTGCACTATTGGCTGCAGGAATTTATTATATGATTAAAGGTATAGTTGCAGTATAA
- a CDS encoding acetyl-CoA carboxylase biotin carboxylase subunit, whose protein sequence is MAEIKKILIANRGEIVQRAIRTIKEMGKKSVAVYSAGDKNASYLKHADEAVCIGGAKSSESYLNIPALITAAEMTGCDAIFPGYGFLSENQDFVEICKLHNIKFIGPSSEVMEKMADKSKAKEEMVKAGVPVVPGSKGAVRTLDEGKKIAREIGYPIMAKASAGGGGRGMRLIKEEKDFDAQYLAASSEALAAFGDGTMYLERFINNPRHIEVQVIGDSHGNAIHIGERDCSLQRRHQKVIEESPAILLNEETRQKLLDVAVKATKYLKYEGAGTFEFLADDQQNIYFMEMNTRLQVEHPVSEMVSGLDIIEWMIKVAEGEKLPSQDTIKFRGHAIECRITAEDPNTFLPCPGKITQWMVPGGRNVRVDSHIYTNYIVPPHYDSMIGKLIVWGRDREKAINIMKRALSEFEVEGIKTNIPFHKKMMENKDFISNNYDTKYLENYKGLDSI, encoded by the coding sequence ATGGCAGAAATAAAAAAGATTTTAATAGCAAATAGAGGTGAGATAGTTCAAAGAGCTATTAGAACTATAAAAGAGATGGGGAAAAAATCTGTTGCTGTTTATAGTGCTGGTGATAAAAATGCTTCATATTTAAAACATGCTGATGAAGCTGTTTGTATTGGTGGTGCAAAATCAAGTGAATCTTATCTAAATATTCCAGCTTTAATAACAGCTGCTGAAATGACAGGTTGTGATGCAATTTTCCCTGGTTATGGATTTTTATCTGAAAATCAAGATTTTGTAGAGATTTGTAAACTTCACAATATTAAATTTATTGGTCCTTCATCTGAAGTAATGGAGAAAATGGCTGATAAATCAAAAGCTAAAGAAGAGATGGTAAAAGCTGGAGTTCCTGTTGTTCCAGGAAGTAAAGGTGCTGTACGAACTCTTGATGAAGGTAAAAAAATTGCACGTGAGATTGGTTACCCAATTATGGCAAAAGCATCTGCTGGTGGTGGAGGACGTGGTATGAGGTTAATCAAAGAGGAGAAAGACTTTGATGCTCAATATCTTGCAGCTTCAAGTGAAGCACTAGCAGCTTTTGGTGATGGAACAATGTATCTTGAGAGATTTATAAACAATCCTAGACATATAGAAGTTCAAGTTATAGGTGATTCTCATGGAAATGCGATTCATATAGGGGAGCGAGATTGTTCACTTCAAAGAAGACACCAAAAAGTAATAGAAGAGTCACCTGCAATTTTACTAAATGAAGAGACAAGACAAAAACTTCTGGATGTTGCAGTTAAAGCAACTAAATATTTGAAATATGAAGGTGCTGGAACTTTTGAATTTTTAGCAGATGATCAACAAAATATTTATTTTATGGAGATGAATACAAGACTTCAAGTTGAGCATCCAGTTTCTGAAATGGTTTCAGGTCTTGATATTATTGAGTGGATGATTAAAGTTGCCGAAGGTGAAAAACTTCCTTCTCAAGATACAATCAAATTTAGAGGTCATGCAATAGAGTGTAGAATTACAGCTGAAGATCCAAATACATTTTTACCATGTCCTGGAAAAATAACTCAATGGATGGTTCCAGGAGGAAGAAATGTAAGAGTAGATTCACATATCTATACAAACTATATAGTTCCACCACATTATGACTCAATGATTGGAAAACTAATAGTTTGGGGAAGAGATAGAGAAAAAGCTATTAATATAATGAAAAGAGCTTTAAGTGAATTTGAGGTTGAAGGAATTAAAACTAATATTCCATTTCATAAAAAAATGATGGAAAACAAAGATTTCATAAGCAATAATTACGATACAAAATATCTTGAAAACTACAAAGGTCTTGATAGTATCTAA
- a CDS encoding winged helix-turn-helix transcriptional regulator: MTKKINQDNINTEFKCPVETALDVLAGKWKILIIWYLKDEKKRFNELQKLLPKATQKMLIQKLRELENDGIVHREVYPVVPPKVEYSLTEYGKSLKPIIKQLYLWGDSHKKR; this comes from the coding sequence ATGACTAAAAAAATAAACCAAGATAATATAAATACTGAGTTTAAATGCCCTGTAGAAACGGCTCTTGACGTATTAGCAGGAAAGTGGAAGATATTGATAATTTGGTATTTAAAAGATGAAAAGAAAAGGTTTAATGAATTACAAAAGTTATTACCAAAAGCTACTCAAAAGATGTTAATACAAAAATTAAGAGAGTTAGAAAATGATGGAATAGTTCATAGAGAAGTTTATCCAGTTGTTCCTCCAAAAGTTGAGTATTCTTTAACTGAATATGGAAAAAGTTTAAAACCGATTATAAAACAGCTTTATCTTTGGGGAGATAGCCATAAAAAAAGATAG
- the accB gene encoding acetyl-CoA carboxylase biotin carboxyl carrier protein, producing MDFKDIKELIRVFDKSELNKLRVKEGEFEISMQRGFEGGVTTVSTTPMVQAVAPVTQNASTSSSVLSTPAVSNEAPKENGANGITINAPMVGTYYSSPSPDSPSFCGIGDIVRKGQTLCILEAMKIMNEVEAEFDCKIIDILVQNGAPVEYDMPIFIVEKV from the coding sequence ATGGATTTTAAAGATATAAAAGAGTTAATTAGAGTTTTCGATAAAAGTGAACTTAATAAACTAAGAGTTAAAGAAGGAGAGTTTGAAATCTCTATGCAAAGAGGTTTTGAAGGTGGAGTTACTACAGTTTCTACGACACCTATGGTTCAAGCTGTTGCTCCTGTTACTCAAAATGCTTCTACATCTTCATCTGTTTTATCTACTCCTGCTGTTTCAAATGAAGCACCAAAAGAGAATGGAGCAAATGGTATAACAATAAATGCTCCAATGGTAGGAACTTATTACTCTTCTCCATCTCCTGATTCTCCATCTTTTTGTGGAATTGGTGATATTGTTAGAAAAGGACAAACTCTTTGTATTTTAGAGGCTATGAAAATCATGAATGAGGTTGAAGCTGAGTTTGATTGTAAAATTATTGATATTTTAGTTCAAAATGGAGCTCCTGTTGAATATGATATGCCAATATTTATAGTTGAAAAAGTTTAA
- a CDS encoding DEAD/DEAH box helicase gives MTFQDFKFKENLQKAIDEAGFKEPSPIQIDAIPHILLGKDIVGQAHTGTGKTAAFGLPVLNQLTGKNAEAVVIVPTRELAMQVSDELFKFGKFLGINTATVYGGQSYSRQLKLIETASVIVATPGRFLDLLKNEHIKIKPKFVILDEADEMLDMGFLDDIKDIFTYLPEDRQTLLFSATMPTAIKNLAKTILKEPEFVTITKSDVTNKNITQTFYVVDEKERDDALIRLFDYKNPKKSIIFCRTKKDVDRLSTFLLSQGFMAKSLHGDMEQKQREEAIKAFKTSKLEILIATDVAARGLDVNDVTHVFNYHLPFDGESYVHRIGRTGRAGKDGMAISIVTPHEFRTLQRIEKTIGAKLESKVVPNISTVKQKKIDELKQSILDQEIKDYAITIVEELKEEFDISTIAFKLASIIASKTYVKGNNHIGKSESDISRLIENMLRNSDRGDDRRGPSRGRGRSGGGQRRDSGSRDDRGGQRRPSTSRSRSSSSNSNKDSSDKPARSSRPRRRD, from the coding sequence GTGACTTTTCAAGACTTTAAATTTAAAGAAAATTTACAAAAAGCAATCGATGAAGCTGGTTTTAAAGAACCAAGTCCAATACAAATAGATGCAATTCCACATATACTTTTAGGAAAAGATATAGTTGGTCAAGCACATACAGGTACTGGTAAAACAGCAGCATTTGGTTTACCAGTTTTAAATCAATTAACAGGGAAAAATGCAGAAGCAGTTGTAATAGTTCCTACAAGAGAATTAGCAATGCAAGTAAGCGATGAATTATTCAAATTTGGAAAATTTCTAGGAATTAACACAGCAACTGTTTATGGTGGACAATCTTACTCAAGACAACTAAAATTAATAGAAACAGCAAGCGTTATAGTAGCAACTCCTGGAAGATTTTTAGATTTATTAAAAAATGAACATATAAAAATTAAACCAAAATTTGTAATCCTAGATGAAGCTGATGAAATGCTTGATATGGGATTTTTAGATGATATTAAAGATATTTTCACATATCTTCCAGAAGATAGACAAACTCTACTTTTCTCAGCAACAATGCCTACAGCTATTAAAAATCTAGCAAAAACAATTTTAAAAGAGCCAGAATTTGTAACAATTACAAAATCTGATGTTACAAATAAAAATATTACTCAAACTTTCTATGTAGTAGATGAAAAAGAAAGAGATGATGCATTAATTAGACTTTTTGATTATAAAAATCCAAAAAAATCTATTATATTTTGTAGAACAAAAAAAGATGTTGATAGATTATCTACATTTTTATTATCTCAAGGTTTTATGGCTAAATCATTACATGGTGATATGGAACAAAAACAAAGAGAAGAAGCTATAAAAGCATTTAAAACATCAAAACTTGAAATACTAATTGCAACAGACGTTGCAGCAAGAGGACTTGATGTAAATGATGTAACTCACGTATTTAACTATCATTTACCTTTTGATGGTGAATCATATGTTCACAGAATTGGAAGAACTGGAAGAGCAGGAAAAGATGGAATGGCTATTTCAATTGTAACACCTCATGAGTTTAGAACTCTTCAAAGAATTGAAAAAACAATTGGTGCAAAATTAGAATCAAAAGTTGTTCCAAATATTTCAACTGTTAAGCAGAAAAAAATAGATGAGCTTAAACAATCTATCTTAGATCAAGAGATAAAAGATTATGCAATAACGATTGTTGAAGAGCTAAAAGAAGAGTTTGATATTTCAACAATTGCATTTAAACTAGCTTCAATTATTGCTTCTAAAACTTATGTAAAAGGAAATAATCACATAGGAAAAAGCGAAAGTGATATAAGCAGACTAATCGAAAATATGTTAAGAAATAGTGATAGAGGTGATGATAGAAGAGGACCTTCAAGAGGAAGAGGAAGAAGTGGTGGTGGACAAAGAAGAGATTCTGGTTCAAGAGATGATAGAGGTGGACAAAGAAGACCATCAACATCAAGAAGTAGAAGTAGCTCATCTAATTCAAATAAAGATTCATCTGACAAACCAGCAAGAAGCTCAAGACCTAGAAGAAGAGATTAA
- a CDS encoding peptidylprolyl isomerase yields MHKFLLALVLGSSLTYASTINGIAITVNDEPITQYDIEKTMSVNKISKNEAVSYLIDKVLYDQLVKKNNITADIFETNEYIEKLANSNGMDVYAFKSIVKQEYPNYEVFENEAKNAVIRQKLISSLVRGQLAIANDEDMQLHYEKNINKYLTSKYFDVVQYSSTNRNALVDTIQNPSKVASGEVTKVPLKLESNKIHAQLQYILNGTKPNTFTPIFTADKQYVTLFLKQAEGKVAIPFEVAKPRVFNDIMEQREQTFLKDHFEKQKVKADIKVLR; encoded by the coding sequence ATGCACAAATTTCTACTAGCTTTAGTATTAGGCTCAAGCTTAACATACGCTTCAACAATAAACGGTATAGCAATAACTGTTAATGATGAACCAATCACACAGTATGATATTGAAAAAACAATGTCTGTAAATAAAATCTCAAAAAATGAGGCAGTTAGTTACTTAATTGATAAGGTTTTATATGATCAACTAGTTAAGAAAAATAATATCACTGCTGATATTTTTGAAACAAATGAGTATATTGAAAAACTTGCAAACTCAAATGGAATGGATGTATATGCCTTTAAATCAATAGTTAAACAAGAGTATCCAAATTATGAAGTTTTTGAAAATGAGGCGAAAAATGCTGTTATTAGACAAAAGCTTATTAGTAGTTTGGTTCGTGGGCAATTAGCAATTGCAAATGATGAAGATATGCAACTACATTATGAAAAAAATATAAATAAATATTTAACTTCAAAATATTTTGATGTTGTTCAATATAGCTCTACAAATAGAAATGCACTTGTTGATACAATTCAAAATCCATCAAAAGTGGCTTCAGGTGAAGTTACAAAAGTGCCATTAAAATTAGAGAGTAATAAAATTCATGCTCAGCTACAATATATTTTAAATGGTACAAAACCAAATACATTTACTCCAATATTTACAGCAGATAAGCAGTATGTAACTCTATTTTTAAAACAAGCAGAAGGAAAAGTTGCAATTCCTTTTGAAGTTGCAAAACCTAGAGTTTTTAATGATATTATGGAGCAAAGAGAACAGACATTTTTGAAAGATCATTTTGAAAAACAAAAAGTAAAAGCAGATATAAAAGTATTAAGATAA
- the gatB gene encoding Asp-tRNA(Asn)/Glu-tRNA(Gln) amidotransferase subunit GatB, with translation MFEVVIGLEVHVQLNTKSKLFCSCATSFGEEANSNTCPTCLALPGGLPVLNKEAVHKAIMLGTALKSQINQVSVFDRKNYFYPDLPTGYQISQLSTPVVGLGELTIDFPDGSQKTIGVTRAHLENDAGKNIHSGNHSQVDLNRAGTPLLEIVSEPDMRSAEEAILYLKKLHSIVRYLGISDANMQEGSFRCDVNVSIRPKGDTNFYTRCEIKNMNSFRFIEKAIAYEVNRHIEAWEDGVHSTQIVQETRLFDTTTGETRSMRGKEDAADYRYFPDPDLLPLIITDEMLKEYSKIPELPDEKKARFVKEYGLKEYDASVITSSLEMANYFDEMMSEGISAKNATTWLTVELQGRLKEGVTIEESQIDAKTLATIVKRIEDNTISGKAAKEVLDDLIANSSKDVDATILKLGLKQVSDDGALFAIIDEILAANADKVAEYKAGKEKMFAFFVGQTMKASKGSANPQKVNELIKERLSK, from the coding sequence ATGTTTGAAGTAGTAATTGGTTTAGAAGTTCATGTACAGTTAAATACAAAGAGTAAACTATTTTGTTCTTGTGCAACAAGTTTTGGAGAAGAGGCAAATAGTAACACTTGTCCAACTTGTCTAGCACTTCCAGGAGGACTTCCTGTTTTAAATAAAGAGGCAGTTCATAAAGCTATTATGCTTGGGACTGCTTTGAAATCACAAATAAATCAAGTATCAGTTTTTGATAGAAAAAACTATTTCTATCCTGATTTACCAACTGGTTATCAAATATCTCAATTAAGTACTCCAGTTGTTGGTCTTGGTGAACTAACTATTGATTTTCCAGATGGAAGTCAAAAAACTATTGGAGTTACAAGAGCTCATTTAGAAAATGATGCTGGAAAAAATATCCATAGTGGTAACCATTCACAAGTTGATTTAAATCGTGCTGGAACTCCACTTCTTGAAATTGTTTCAGAACCTGATATGAGAAGTGCTGAGGAAGCGATTTTATATCTTAAAAAACTTCACTCAATTGTAAGATATTTAGGAATTAGTGATGCAAATATGCAAGAGGGAAGTTTTAGATGTGATGTTAATGTATCTATAAGACCAAAAGGTGATACAAACTTTTACACTAGATGTGAAATTAAAAATATGAACTCATTTAGATTTATTGAAAAAGCAATTGCATATGAGGTAAATAGACATATTGAAGCTTGGGAAGATGGAGTTCATTCTACACAAATTGTACAAGAGACTAGACTTTTTGATACAACTACTGGAGAGACAAGAAGTATGAGAGGTAAAGAAGATGCCGCTGATTATAGATATTTTCCAGATCCAGACCTTTTACCTTTAATTATTACAGATGAAATGCTAAAAGAGTATTCAAAAATTCCAGAACTACCAGATGAGAAAAAAGCTAGATTTGTAAAAGAGTATGGACTTAAAGAGTATGATGCGTCTGTTATAACTTCATCTTTGGAGATGGCAAACTATTTTGATGAGATGATGAGTGAAGGAATTAGTGCTAAAAACGCTACAACTTGGCTAACTGTTGAGCTGCAAGGAAGATTAAAAGAGGGTGTTACTATTGAAGAGTCACAAATAGATGCAAAAACGCTAGCTACAATTGTAAAAAGAATTGAAGATAATACAATCTCTGGAAAAGCTGCAAAAGAGGTTTTAGATGATTTAATTGCAAACTCTTCAAAAGATGTAGATGCTACAATTCTTAAATTAGGACTTAAACAAGTTTCAGATGATGGAGCTTTATTTGCAATTATTGATGAAATTTTAGCTGCAAATGCTGATAAAGTTGCAGAATATAAAGCTGGAAAAGAGAAGATGTTTGCATTTTTTGTAGGACAAACTATGAAAGCAAGTAAAGGAAGTGCAAATCCTCAAAAAGTAAATGAGCTAATAAAAGAGAGATTAAGCAAATAA
- a CDS encoding deoxycytidylate deaminase, translated as MISDKNFLNIAKELSFASKCVSKQVGAVIVKDGRILSTGYNGTPAGYQNCSDFWDGKYTKDHHDWSKTYEIHAEMNAIIWAARKGISIEGATIYVTLEPCSECSKNLIASGIKRIVYEKSYEHTNSQIISKFLEDNGVVIEQIL; from the coding sequence ATGATTAGTGATAAAAACTTTTTAAACATAGCAAAAGAGTTATCTTTTGCTTCCAAATGTGTATCAAAACAAGTAGGTGCTGTAATAGTAAAAGATGGAAGAATTCTATCAACTGGATACAATGGAACACCTGCTGGTTATCAAAATTGTAGTGATTTTTGGGATGGAAAATATACAAAAGATCACCACGATTGGTCAAAAACTTATGAAATTCATGCAGAGATGAATGCAATTATTTGGGCTGCAAGAAAAGGTATTAGTATAGAAGGAGCTACAATTTATGTTACTTTGGAGCCTTGTAGTGAATGTTCAAAAAATTTAATAGCAAGTGGAATAAAAAGAATAGTATATGAGAAATCTTATGAACATACAAACTCTCAAATCATCTCAAAATTTTTAGAAGATAATGGTGTTGTTATAGAGCAAATTTTATAA